A single region of the Populus nigra chromosome 2, ddPopNigr1.1, whole genome shotgun sequence genome encodes:
- the LOC133681829 gene encoding aspartokinase 2, chloroplastic-like isoform X2 has protein sequence MANTLHFSATLQAAASPVFSKRMNKMHSQSLRVQMVNYNSEATNLALSRSNRVLKVSCEAASVDVLEMNKTDNQAKTQLTCVMKFGGSSLASAERMREVAELILSFRNERPVIVLSAMGKTTNKLLLAGEKAVSCGVTNVDSIEELSIIKELHLRTAKELGVDESVIAKHLEELEQLLKGIAMMKELTPRTKDYLVSFGECMSTRIFAAYMNKIGAKARQYDAFKIGFITTDDFTNADILEATYPAVAQSLHGDWTRDPAIPIITGFLGKGWRSCAITTLGRGGSDLTATTIGKALGLREIQVWKDVDGVLTCDPHIYPHAEPVPYLTFDEAAELAYFGAQVLHPQSMRPAREGDIPVRVKNSYNSNAPGTLITRTRDMSKAVLTSIVLKRNVTMLDIVSTRMLGQFGFLAKVFSIFEDLGISVDVVATSEVSISLTLDPSKLWSRELIQQELDHVVEELEKIAVVNILQHRSIISLIGNVQRSSLILEKVFNVLHIKGINVQMISQGASKVNISLIVNDDEAEQCVRSLHSAFFETDVSELDGKCVSDNGSVQLRSEE, from the exons ATGGCAAACACACTACATTTTTCTGCTACTCTTCAAGCTGCTGCCTCCCCTGTTTTCTCCAAGAGGATGAATAAAATGCATTCCCAATCTTTACGCGTCCAGATGGTTAATTATAATTCCGAGGCTACAAATTTGGCACTGTCTAGAAGTAATAGGGTTTTGAAAGTGAGTTGTGAGGCAGCCAGTGTTGATGTACTTGAAATGAACAAAACCGATAATCAAGCCAAGACGCAGCTAACATGTGTGATGAAGTTCGGTGGTTCTTCGCTGGCCTCTGCTGAAAGGATGAGAGAGGTGGCTGAACTTATTCTTAGCTTTCGAAACGAGAGGCCTGTCATTGTTCTCTCTGCCATGGGAAAGACAACTAACAAACTTTTGCTG GCTGGAGAAAAGGCTGTTAGTTGTGGTGTTACCAATGTAGACAGTATTGAAGAGCTCAGTATCATTAAGGAATTGCATCTCCG GACTGCGAAGGAATTGGGAGTAGACGAGTCGGTTATTGCTA AACACCTGGAGGAATTAGAGCAGCTTTTGAAGGGAATTGCTATGATGAAAGAGCTGACTCCACGCACAAAAGACTACCTGGTTTCATTTGGGGAGTGCATGTCCACGAGGATTTTTGCAGCATATATGAATAAAATCGGTGCAAAAGCTCGCCAA TATGATGCTTTCAAAATTGGTTTTATCACCACAGATGACTTCACGAATGCAGACATTCTAGAAGCAACTTATCCAGCTGTGGCACAGAGTTTGCATGGAGATTGGACTAGAGATCCTGCAATTCCCATTATTACCGGCTTCCTTGGAAAG GGCTGGCGATCTTGTGCTATTACTACGTTAGGCCGTGGTGGCAGTGATTTGACGGCCACAACAATTGGAAAAGCATTAGGTTTGCGAGAGATTCAG GTGTGGAAGGATGTTGATGGTGTTTTGACATGTGATCCTCATATATATCCACATGCTGAACCTGTGCCATACTTGACATTTGATGAGGCAGCGGAACTAGCATATTTTGGTGCTCAg GTCTTGCATCCACAATCCATGAGACCTGCTAGGGAGGGTGATATTCCAGTTAGGGTTAAAAATTCTTACAATTCGAATGCTCCTGGGACTCTCATCACCAGGACACGAGATATGAGTAAG GCAGTACTAACTAGCATTGTTTTGAAACGGAATGTTACTATGTTGGATATTGTTAGCACCCGCATGCTTGGCCAATTTGGTTTTCTTGCTAAG GTGTTTTCGATCTTTGAAGATTTAGGAATATCAGTAGACGTTGTGGCTACTAGCGAAGTCAGCATCTCCTTGACACTCGATCCATCAAAGCTTTGGAGCAGAGAGCTGATTCAGCAG GAACTCGACCATGTTGTGGAAGAGCTTGAGAAAATTGCTGTGGTCAATATCCTGCAGCATAGATCAATAATCTCTCTCATTGGGAATGTCCAGAGGTCCTCTCTGATATTAGAGAAG GTCTTCAATGTTCTTCATATCAAAGGAATCAACGTTCAGATGATATCACAGGGTGCTTCAAAG GTTAATATCTCATTAATTGTGAATGATGATGAAGCAGAGCAGTGTGTCAGGAGTCTCCACTCAGCTTTCTTTGAAACCGACGTCTCTGAATTAGATGGGAAGTGTGTATCTGATAATGGTTCAGTTCAGCTTCGAAGTGAAGAATAA
- the LOC133681829 gene encoding aspartokinase 2, chloroplastic-like isoform X1, which translates to MANTLHFSATLQAAASPVFSKRMNKMHSQSLRVQMVNYNSEATNLALSRSNRVLKVSCEAASVDVLEMNKTDNQAKTQLTCVMKFGGSSLASAERMREVAELILSFRNERPVIVLSAMGKTTNKLLLAGEKAVSCGVTNVDSIEELSIIKELHLRTAKELGVDESVIAKHLEELEQLLKGIAMMKELTPRTKDYLVSFGECMSTRIFAAYMNKIGAKARQYDAFKIGFITTDDFTNADILEATYPAVAQSLHGDWTRDPAIPIITGFLGKGWRSCAITTLGRGGSDLTATTIGKALGLREIQVWKDVDGVLTCDPHIYPHAEPVPYLTFDEAAELAYFGAQVLHPQSMRPAREGDIPVRVKNSYNSNAPGTLITRTRDMSKAVLTSIVLKRNVTMLDIVSTRMLGQFGFLAKVFSIFEDLGISVDVVATSEVSISLTLDPSKLWSRELIQQASELDHVVEELEKIAVVNILQHRSIISLIGNVQRSSLILEKVFNVLHIKGINVQMISQGASKVNISLIVNDDEAEQCVRSLHSAFFETDVSELDGKCVSDNGSVQLRSEE; encoded by the exons ATGGCAAACACACTACATTTTTCTGCTACTCTTCAAGCTGCTGCCTCCCCTGTTTTCTCCAAGAGGATGAATAAAATGCATTCCCAATCTTTACGCGTCCAGATGGTTAATTATAATTCCGAGGCTACAAATTTGGCACTGTCTAGAAGTAATAGGGTTTTGAAAGTGAGTTGTGAGGCAGCCAGTGTTGATGTACTTGAAATGAACAAAACCGATAATCAAGCCAAGACGCAGCTAACATGTGTGATGAAGTTCGGTGGTTCTTCGCTGGCCTCTGCTGAAAGGATGAGAGAGGTGGCTGAACTTATTCTTAGCTTTCGAAACGAGAGGCCTGTCATTGTTCTCTCTGCCATGGGAAAGACAACTAACAAACTTTTGCTG GCTGGAGAAAAGGCTGTTAGTTGTGGTGTTACCAATGTAGACAGTATTGAAGAGCTCAGTATCATTAAGGAATTGCATCTCCG GACTGCGAAGGAATTGGGAGTAGACGAGTCGGTTATTGCTA AACACCTGGAGGAATTAGAGCAGCTTTTGAAGGGAATTGCTATGATGAAAGAGCTGACTCCACGCACAAAAGACTACCTGGTTTCATTTGGGGAGTGCATGTCCACGAGGATTTTTGCAGCATATATGAATAAAATCGGTGCAAAAGCTCGCCAA TATGATGCTTTCAAAATTGGTTTTATCACCACAGATGACTTCACGAATGCAGACATTCTAGAAGCAACTTATCCAGCTGTGGCACAGAGTTTGCATGGAGATTGGACTAGAGATCCTGCAATTCCCATTATTACCGGCTTCCTTGGAAAG GGCTGGCGATCTTGTGCTATTACTACGTTAGGCCGTGGTGGCAGTGATTTGACGGCCACAACAATTGGAAAAGCATTAGGTTTGCGAGAGATTCAG GTGTGGAAGGATGTTGATGGTGTTTTGACATGTGATCCTCATATATATCCACATGCTGAACCTGTGCCATACTTGACATTTGATGAGGCAGCGGAACTAGCATATTTTGGTGCTCAg GTCTTGCATCCACAATCCATGAGACCTGCTAGGGAGGGTGATATTCCAGTTAGGGTTAAAAATTCTTACAATTCGAATGCTCCTGGGACTCTCATCACCAGGACACGAGATATGAGTAAG GCAGTACTAACTAGCATTGTTTTGAAACGGAATGTTACTATGTTGGATATTGTTAGCACCCGCATGCTTGGCCAATTTGGTTTTCTTGCTAAG GTGTTTTCGATCTTTGAAGATTTAGGAATATCAGTAGACGTTGTGGCTACTAGCGAAGTCAGCATCTCCTTGACACTCGATCCATCAAAGCTTTGGAGCAGAGAGCTGATTCAGCAGGCAAGC GAACTCGACCATGTTGTGGAAGAGCTTGAGAAAATTGCTGTGGTCAATATCCTGCAGCATAGATCAATAATCTCTCTCATTGGGAATGTCCAGAGGTCCTCTCTGATATTAGAGAAG GTCTTCAATGTTCTTCATATCAAAGGAATCAACGTTCAGATGATATCACAGGGTGCTTCAAAG GTTAATATCTCATTAATTGTGAATGATGATGAAGCAGAGCAGTGTGTCAGGAGTCTCCACTCAGCTTTCTTTGAAACCGACGTCTCTGAATTAGATGGGAAGTGTGTATCTGATAATGGTTCAGTTCAGCTTCGAAGTGAAGAATAA
- the LOC133681907 gene encoding uncharacterized protein LOC133681907, with the protein MACTIDFRRLDEGFGGKTYKRKREEEALQLTATATTDASMEIDAPAAKRTAIPSSDNPEKPVAVGKPTYDGVIAGKVSGRKWKQPRKQRASAKHVSKKGTRYEDREREKEIKKAYTERKNELKEEIRKNKVEKRKMREEREKRKQENILRSGTKLQKITNPKTLKKIAKSKDRKLLKVVPDDLVNKKRKNSNKED; encoded by the coding sequence ATGGCTTGCACCATCGACTTTCGTCGCCTCGACGAAGGCTTTGGTGGCAAAACTTACAAGCGTAAACGCGAAGAAGAAGCACTTCAATTAACCGCAACCGCAACCACCGATGCATCGATGGAGATTGACGCACCGGCGGCAAAGCGAACGGCTATACCTTCATCGGATAATCCAGAGAAGCCGGTTGCCGTGGGAAAGCCGACATACGATGGGGTGATAGCAGGGAAGGTGTCGGGACGCAAGTGGAAGCAACCAAGGAAACAGAGAGCGTCGGCGAAGCACGTGAGTAAGAAGGGCACGAGATACGAGGACagggaaagagagaaagagataaaGAAAGCGTACACTGAGAGGAAGAATGAGCTGAAGGAGGAGATTAGGAAGAATAAAGTGGAGAAGAGAAAgatgagagaagagagagagaagaggaagCAGGAGAATATATTGAGGTCTGGTACCAAGTTGCAGAAGATTACTAATCCAAAAACTCTCAAGAAGATTGCCAAGTCTAAGGATAGGAAGTTGCTTAAGGTTGTTCCCGATGATCTTGTtaacaagaaaaggaagaatTCTAACAAGGAggattag